In the genome of Strix uralensis isolate ZFMK-TIS-50842 chromosome 19, bStrUra1, whole genome shotgun sequence, the window CTGGGTATGTTTTTGTGCATTCGCACAAATGCCTCCGAGGGGGAAATTTTGCACATGAAGTACATTATTAATCATTTTTGTATCAATACTTTTTAGGAtattacaagaaaaaacacaCGGGGATTAACAGATTTTGAGGTTCATAAAAGACAATTTGATCCTTGATGACTTGGTTTTGCGTGCAATAGGTCCCTGAGGACTTATCTGACAGTAATTCTGCACTGAGCTCCATATTTCTATTTGATTAAAATACATGTTCCAAAAAGGCGCTTGCAGTCCTTATTTAGACATttggagaaatggaaaatttgcCACTTCCTCCGGTAGCTTGTCACCCACACTGCTGAAAAACGCGTATCTTGCGTacacagacaaacacagaaacatcaGTATTCCAGACTCCTGCATCACCCCCTTTCTAATTCTGATAGATCACGGTTGCCATGTGCTCCAGGCCCAATTCCACCAGGCACCAAGTGCTATGTCAATTCTTGTGGGTCTGCAGAAGAGACTCGGCGCGCAGCAAGAGCAGAGCATCAGAGAGAACTGCCTCTTGCCCAGAGGACAGGCTTTGCTCTGCTGCAGAACGACTTCAGACAACAAACTATTTTTTAAGAGTTTAATAGGAGTAAGTTCCCATGGATACATGTGAGTATCCTGCATGTTTAAGAAAACAAGTGTCTCGCGGACTTACTAATACTTAGCTGCTCAATTAAACGTTcttctgctggaaagaaaaaggggaagttGAAATTATGTATTTACTAAACAGATTAAGTAATTCTCTGTTTAGAAGACCATGTCACTCTGCTTTACCATCTTGTGTGATCACCCCAAAAAAATCAGGTAACATGGCAGACGACAAACTATCTATTCTGTTCTCTTTTGGCCCTCTGTCCCTGCCGCAAACAAAACAGCGCAGAGaacagcttcaaaacaaaaaGGAGCTGGGACAAAACACAAAGGTTGCGTACAACCTAATTCTCAGAGATGATCTATTTATGCCAAATCCGGATCTTACTTGAAGTCTGTGGCAGTCAATCCCCTTGACTGCCATGCAGGCAGGATTTGGCCCCGGTAACGTATCCGCCTGCATTCCCAGCTGCTGGGTCCAGCTGCCACGGAGGAATGCAGGGCTGCCGAGGGCGCTGGCATGGGAAGGAGTCCGAActtccagtgaaaaaaaatttccatctcAGTGCCTGGAATCTAAACTTTGTCAGTGCGATGGCTGAATGCGATAAAGCAAATCCCTGCCTGACAATAATTCAATTTAGATTCTTCTCCCTCACCAACATTCAAATCATGTTTGAACCAGCTATGTTATTAAATATAGCTTTAAGCATTTGGAGAGCTTTGGAAAGCGACACATACATTCATGAGCAGTACCGGGAAGGAAAGCAGAGttacacgtgtgtgtgtgtgtgtgtgaactttGCAGCAAATTACAACCGAGTAGTCAATACAACATTTTTATAGGGCTGAATCCTGCTCCTACGAGTCAACAAGAGTTTCACCGCTTTGTAGCATGCCACAGAGAATTAGATGACAGATtgcaaaaaaaaagcactttgagGAGGgattaaaacaagcaaataaacacatAGCAGTCATTTTAGCACTCTGGatgaaagcagaaatgtttgaaGGCATAAAAGCCAGTTAATTCCTATTGGAAATCGATGGGAGCTGAGGAAATACAGCACTCATGCACCCTTGGAAAGCTGTCCTTTGACTACGGATTGCCCTAACCTCTGCTTTCTCTAAAATAATATTGAAATGCAAGGTGCTCATTGATTTTGCAATTGTCCCAGATATCCTATCTGACTGGAAAAGTTGTCTCTCTAAACCTCTGTATCCATCCCTCTGTATTTCACCCTCTTCAGGTGAATCAGCTGTCACTTAAAGCTCAAATTTAAATCTTACTATGACATGGCCGTGGTTTTCAGAGTAAAATTCAAAATACAAGCtgttttcacacaaaaaaaaaaaaaaaaaaaaaaaaagctatttcagcCCCGGTTTTGTATCCACCTCCATCTATCTCCGAATAGATCTGAAACGCTGGGTGCCGTCTACCCGAGAAACCCCCGGGGTGCCGCCGGCTCTCCGCTGCCCACAGATGTCTGGGACTGCTGAAGTGAAGCGGAGCCCCCAGCCCTGGCGCCGGCGATGCCAACCCGGGAGGGAAAAGCCGAATCACAGCAGATTCGGGCCAGGAAAACTTTTTCGgaagcccccccccctccccccgccgctgcTCGGCGGGTACGGACGGCTCCAGGTTTGCTCCCGGCTCGGGGAGCCCGAATCcgccggctgcccccccccccggggtcccccccccacTCTAGGCTGAGCacggctcgggggggggggggggcggtggccaCACGCTGCCTCCCCCCGCTCGCTCCGGTCCCCTCCGCGCCGCCCCCGGCTGCTGCCGCGGGGGCCCCGCACGGAGCCGCCTCCTCCGGGACGGCACCTGcccggccgctccgctccgcgctgCCGTCCCCGCACCGGGCGGCGggagacggggcggggggggggggggggggagtccccgCTCTccccgcggccgcggcggggggagccccggcggggcggggggcggcggcggcccttCCCCCGAGGGCACCGCCCTGCCTCCCGCggggggcggagcggccgccgccggggccgggagcTCCGGGGCCGGTGCGAGGttgcggggccgccgccgccgcccatgGAGCCCAacgggacggcggcggcggggggggacaacgcctcggcggcggcggcgggcggcggctcccccgGGGGCGGCCCCCTGCTCATCCCCTCGGCCTTCGGGACGGTGCTGTCGGTGATGTACGTGGCCGGGGTGGCGGGCAACGTGTACACGCTGGTGGTGATGTGCCACTCGGCGCGGTGCGCTGCCCCCATGTACAGCTCCATCGTCAGCCTGGCCCTGGCCGACCTGCTCTACCTCTCCACCATCCCCTTCATCGTCTGCACTTACCTGGCCCAGGACTGGTACTTCGGGGACCTGGGGTGCCGCATCCTGTTCAGCCTGGACCTGCTCACCATGCACGCCAGCATCTTCACCCTCACCCTCATGTGCACCGAGCGCTACCTGGCCATCACCCGGCCCCTGGACACCCTGAAGCGGTCGCAAGGCTACCGGAAGGTCACGGCGGGGGCCGTCTGGTCGGTCTCGCTGCTCCTTACTCTGCCCATGATGCTGATGGTCACCCTGACCGACGGGGTCAAGATAGAGGGCAAGGTGAAGAGGATATGTGCACCCACCTGGGGCACGGACGCCTACCGGACCTACCTGACGGTGCTCTTCAGCACCAGCATCATGGCCCCGGGAATCATCATTGGCTGCCTCTACACCCGCCTGGCCCGGACCTACCTGGAGTCCCAGAGGAACCCCCCCCACAAGGAGAAGAGCAAGAGATCTCCCCGGCAGAAGGTCCTCATCATGATTTTCAGCATCGTGCTGGTCTTCTGGGCCTGCTTCCTGCCGTTTTGGATCTGGCAGCTGGTGCGACTCTACAGCAGCCCCCTGCAGCTCACCACCCAAACCCAAAAGTGCATTAACTACCTGGTGACCTGCCTGACCTACAGCAACAGCTGCATCAACCCCTTCCTCTACACCCTGCTCACCAAAAACTACCGGGAATACCTGCGCAACAGGCACCGCAACTTCTACAGGTTCACATCCTCCTTTCGAAAGAGGGGCTCCAACCTGCAGTGCTCCTGGGGACGGTCCACGTCCTCCAGCAACCAGTATGACTACAGCTCAGAGGCCCTGGGCATGGCCACGCTGAAGGacaagtgaggaagaggaggcgcTCCAGAGACACCAGGACCAGAAGAGCATCTGGCCAAGGTAGGGCTTTGGGACCCCTTAGCCCTGCAGGGTCCTAAAAACTCATTTCTGGTGGTCACTGTAGTTAGGGACAAGAAGTTGTGTGAACCCAAGTACTCTGTGAGACGCGTTTGAATTTCTGTCTGGCTTAGGGCTGTCGGtgggctcctgccaggagccagcagccagccaggACAAATCCTTCAGGGGTTTGGGTGCAGAAGATGAGATGGATACTTTGTTCAGTTCTGCCACAGGCTCTTTTCATGGTTTGCTGAGTTttgcccagctccagctctgcatcACTTCTCCTGTGTGGTTTCTCAGTGCTATCCTCAGGCTACAGCTGGGTTAGATCTGTAAAAGTCTGAAATTGTCCTGGTACTGCTTAATTTAGCTGCAAACCTCGGGTTTGCCCTATATATTACCGTTATCTGTTCCTAGTGTGCGTAAAGAGACCTTTAAGCCCCTTTTTCTATTTCCTGTTACATTATAGTGCACTACAGTTTCATCAAGCTTAAAATctctattttaaaattcattgcaGCAGCACTTCAAACTCCAAGCATTCAAAAACCACAAGGTAAGCTGTCAGAAACCACAGGATTATCTAAAAAAAGCTTGTAGTTTTTTAAGGTTTCTACCTAAGGTAGTTTGAATTTGCCACTGATTGTTTTTTTAAGTTGGTCCCTTTCTCAACAGTCAACAGGgcttgaaaaactgaaaatttaccttgtaaagaaagaaaaatgttctatAATCCTATCGCTCAAAGATCTGAGGCTCTAAGAAAAATGACTGAACCCTATATCGTGAGACTCATCATAAAAGGTTCAAATTTATTTATGACATCTCATCAAAAGCATTTTGTCTCAATGTATT includes:
- the LOC141951942 gene encoding urotensin-2 receptor-like, yielding MEPNGTAAAGGDNASAAAAGGGSPGGGPLLIPSAFGTVLSVMYVAGVAGNVYTLVVMCHSARCAAPMYSSIVSLALADLLYLSTIPFIVCTYLAQDWYFGDLGCRILFSLDLLTMHASIFTLTLMCTERYLAITRPLDTLKRSQGYRKVTAGAVWSVSLLLTLPMMLMVTLTDGVKIEGKVKRICAPTWGTDAYRTYLTVLFSTSIMAPGIIIGCLYTRLARTYLESQRNPPHKEKSKRSPRQKVLIMIFSIVLVFWACFLPFWIWQLVRLYSSPLQLTTQTQKCINYLVTCLTYSNSCINPFLYTLLTKNYREYLRNRHRNFYRFTSSFRKRGSNLQCSWGRSTSSSNQYDYSSEALGMATLKDK